Proteins encoded together in one Aminipila butyrica window:
- a CDS encoding GGDEF domain-containing protein: MTREEIYNLVNEVSKVFDVVRLVNVSDTKELVMNGAGQISESDHRCYATWNKEMRCENCISAKAYISKSRLSKFEFIDDEAYHVVSMYVEVEQAPYILEMVSKFSDDTLFGAYGKSEFVQTISNFNQKLYIDPLTNTYNRRYYEEQMAGLTGIDCLAMIDLDNFKTINDSFGHTTGDAVLRRAADIFLAHIRNTDSVVRYGGDEMLILFRHISPEDCEDLLEQIRMAVCKATFEDYPNLALSVSIGGFYCGGSRCNTIDEADKLLYLAKRERNKLQFSQ; the protein is encoded by the coding sequence ATGACAAGAGAAGAGATTTATAATTTAGTAAATGAGGTTTCAAAGGTATTCGATGTGGTGCGCCTGGTAAATGTATCCGATACAAAGGAGCTGGTGATGAATGGTGCTGGTCAGATTTCAGAGAGCGACCACCGCTGTTATGCCACTTGGAATAAAGAGATGCGTTGTGAAAATTGCATTTCTGCCAAGGCTTATATAAGCAAGTCTCGGCTATCAAAATTTGAATTTATCGATGATGAAGCCTATCATGTGGTATCTATGTATGTAGAAGTGGAACAGGCTCCTTATATTCTAGAGATGGTCTCCAAGTTTTCCGATGACACACTGTTTGGAGCCTATGGAAAAAGTGAATTCGTACAGACCATATCGAACTTTAATCAAAAGCTTTATATTGATCCGTTGACCAACACCTATAATCGGCGTTATTATGAAGAACAGATGGCCGGACTGACGGGTATTGACTGCCTGGCAATGATTGATTTAGATAATTTTAAGACGATTAATGACTCCTTTGGTCATACTACAGGCGATGCTGTTCTTCGCCGGGCAGCTGATATTTTTCTTGCTCATATACGAAATACGGACTCCGTTGTCCGCTATGGGGGAGATGAAATGCTCATTCTTTTTCGCCATATATCTCCGGAAGATTGTGAAGACTTGTTGGAGCAGATTCGCATGGCTGTATGCAAGGCCACCTTTGAAGACTATCCGAATCTCGCATTATCCGTTAGCATTGGCGGCTTTTATTGCGGTGGAAGCAGATGCAATACGATTGATGAAGCGGACAAGCTCCTTTATTTGGCGAAGAGAGAGCGAAACAAGCTACAGTTCAGCCAGTAG